Proteins encoded by one window of Desulfofalx alkaliphila DSM 12257:
- the gap gene encoding type I glyceraldehyde-3-phosphate dehydrogenase, translating into MTVRVGINGFGRIGRNVLRAAIESGDFEVVLINHKSRRVKDPEKKAGLNFAAVNDLTYSKTLAHLLKYDSVHGVLDVDVDATEDALIVGGKEVKVFAEPDPEKLPWGDMGVDIVIESTGRFTKRDDAAKHLRAGAKKVVISAPAKGPDATIVMGVNHESYDAANHHIVSNASCTTNCLAPVAKVINDKFGVVKGLMTTVHSYTNDQQILDLPHRDLRRARAAAMSIIPTSTGAAKAVALVLPELEGKLNGFAMRVPTPNVSVVDLTVELKKSTTVEELNEALKAAAENEMKGILHFSDLPLVSSDYNGDPHSSIVDGLSTMVMDGNMAKVVAWYDNEWGYSCRVLDLVRYIAEKGL; encoded by the coding sequence ATGACAGTAAGAGTGGGGATCAACGGCTTTGGACGTATTGGACGTAATGTTCTGCGGGCTGCAATAGAAAGCGGAGATTTTGAAGTGGTGCTTATTAACCACAAATCTCGTCGTGTTAAGGATCCGGAGAAGAAGGCAGGGCTGAATTTTGCCGCTGTAAATGACTTAACCTATTCTAAGACGCTGGCCCATTTGTTAAAGTATGACTCCGTTCATGGCGTTCTTGATGTGGATGTTGATGCTACCGAAGATGCTCTCATTGTTGGTGGTAAGGAAGTAAAAGTATTTGCTGAGCCCGATCCGGAAAAGTTGCCCTGGGGCGATATGGGTGTAGATATCGTTATTGAGTCCACCGGACGCTTTACCAAGCGCGATGACGCCGCTAAACACCTGAGGGCGGGAGCTAAAAAGGTGGTTATCAGTGCCCCTGCCAAAGGTCCTGACGCAACCATTGTGATGGGTGTTAACCATGAAAGCTATGATGCGGCAAACCACCATATTGTATCTAACGCCTCTTGTACCACCAACTGTTTGGCTCCGGTGGCCAAGGTGATTAATGATAAATTTGGAGTGGTAAAGGGTTTAATGACAACGGTGCACTCCTATACCAATGACCAGCAAATTTTAGACTTGCCCCACAGGGACTTGCGCCGGGCAAGGGCCGCCGCCATGTCTATCATTCCCACCTCCACCGGTGCGGCTAAAGCTGTGGCCCTGGTGTTGCCGGAGTTAGAAGGAAAGTTAAACGGTTTTGCCATGCGGGTGCCCACACCCAACGTGTCTGTGGTAGACCTTACTGTGGAATTGAAAAAGTCAACCACCGTTGAAGAATTAAATGAGGCCCTAAAGGCTGCGGCAGAAAACGAAATGAAGGGCATACTGCATTTTAGTGATTTGCCCCTGGTATCCAGCGACTATAACGGTGACCCCCATTCTTCTATTGTGGACGGCTTGTCTACCATGGTTATGGACGGCAATATGGCTAAGGTTGTTGCCTGGTATGATAACGAGTGGGGCTATTCTTGCCGGGTGCTGGATTTGGTGCGCTACATTGCGGAAAAAGGGCTGTAG
- the rpoN gene encoding RNA polymerase factor sigma-54 translates to MRLDLGLNLEQSQKLIITPELRQAIAVLQMASFELTQFVEQQLQENPLLEKAEDRLEQAAEDPGEDRYDIDWQEYFNDSSDLGYSGDRGHSGNEYGFESFVTKAPSLSEHLNFQLTISRCPKEIVPLVEYLIGNVNSQGYLKTSLEDAARVLNVPPAQVEKALKVLHSMEPAGVGARTLEECLLLQVRYLGLDNPLIEKLIKDHLNDLAQGKLNKIANRLGVTVKEIQRLADQLRTLDPKPGRCFSSDDDIRYIVPDVVVERVDKEYIILVNDVTTPRLRISNSYRAVMRQVGNSLKGDEKKYIEAKMNAAVWLIRSIEQRRMTIYKVANALVELQREFLDHGVKHLKPLNLKDVADRVGLHESTVSRATSNKYMQTPQGVFSMKYFFSTAISYRGGSQISSESTKKLLREIIAGEDPKKPYSDQRISDLLAKQGIKISRRTVTKYRDELAIPAAGQRKRY, encoded by the coding sequence TTGCGCTTAGATCTTGGGTTGAATCTGGAACAAAGTCAAAAACTAATTATCACCCCTGAGCTGCGCCAGGCTATTGCAGTGCTGCAAATGGCATCCTTTGAGTTAACCCAGTTTGTGGAGCAGCAGTTGCAAGAAAACCCCCTACTGGAGAAGGCAGAGGATAGGTTGGAACAAGCTGCCGAAGATCCGGGAGAAGACAGGTATGACATCGACTGGCAGGAATATTTTAATGACAGCAGCGACCTGGGCTACAGCGGTGATAGGGGGCATAGTGGCAATGAGTACGGTTTTGAATCCTTTGTGACTAAAGCCCCCAGTTTATCGGAACACCTAAACTTTCAACTGACCATATCGCGCTGCCCCAAAGAAATTGTGCCCCTGGTGGAATATTTGATTGGCAATGTAAACAGTCAGGGATACTTAAAGACAAGCCTTGAAGATGCCGCTAGGGTGCTGAATGTGCCGCCGGCCCAGGTGGAAAAGGCCCTAAAGGTGCTGCATTCAATGGAACCTGCCGGGGTTGGTGCCCGCACACTGGAAGAGTGTTTGTTGTTGCAGGTTAGGTATTTGGGGTTGGATAATCCCCTTATAGAAAAGCTGATTAAAGACCACCTCAATGATTTGGCCCAGGGCAAGTTAAATAAGATCGCCAACAGGCTGGGGGTTACGGTAAAAGAAATACAGCGCCTGGCCGATCAACTGCGCACCCTTGATCCGAAACCGGGAAGGTGTTTTTCAAGCGATGACGATATCAGATATATTGTGCCCGATGTGGTGGTTGAGAGGGTGGACAAGGAGTATATCATATTGGTAAATGATGTTACCACGCCCCGGTTAAGGATAAGCAATTCCTATAGGGCGGTGATGAGGCAGGTCGGCAATAGTTTAAAGGGTGATGAGAAAAAATACATAGAAGCAAAGATGAACGCAGCAGTGTGGTTGATTCGGAGTATAGAGCAGAGAAGAATGACCATTTATAAGGTTGCCAATGCCCTGGTGGAACTGCAGCGGGAATTTTTAGATCACGGTGTTAAACACCTAAAGCCGCTAAACTTAAAAGATGTGGCGGATCGGGTGGGGCTGCACGAGTCCACTGTCAGCAGGGCCACCTCTAACAAGTATATGCAAACACCCCAAGGGGTTTTTTCCATGAAGTATTTCTTTTCCACCGCCATTAGTTACCGGGGGGGCAGCCAAATATCCAGTGAAAGCACCAAAAAGCTGCTCCGGGAAATTATTGCCGGTGAGGACCCCAAAAAACCTTACAGCGATCAAAGAATTTCTGACCTGCTGGCCAAGCAGGGAATAAAAATTTCCCGGCGAACGGTCACTAAGTACCGCGATGAATTGGCAATACCTGCCGCCGGCCAGAGGAAAAGATATTAA
- a CDS encoding sodium-translocating pyrophosphatase encodes MGEFGWVVYAGIGSAAIGILFALYLISWIMKMPAGNERMQQISAAVQEGAMAYLNRQYTTIAMVGAVILVAIGLALSWVTAIGFAIGAVFSGLCGYIGMGVSTRSNARVAEGARQGMPKGLSIAFKAGAVTGMMCVSLALLGVSGMYLAFGDVHALIGLAFGSSLIALFARVGGGIFTKSADVGADLVGKVEAGIPEDDPRNPATIADNVGDNVGDCAGMAADLFETYAVTAIGAMLLGYLVFGTQEYILYPVLLGAIAIIASIIGVFFVRLGSSNDIMAALYKGVWVAAVLALAGFYPATTTLLGDNTMFFAALVGVVATVFIMYITDYYTSTRFRPVRSIAYASQSGHGTNVITGLAVGMESSIPPTLTIVAGILAAYSIGGGGLEGLYAIGIASMAMLSMTGMIVALDSYGPVTDNAGGIAEMSELPSSVRDVTDELDAVGNTTKAVTKGYAIGSAALAAMVLFADYTASLSNYVTEPVVFRLDDPLVLAGLFVGGCVVFMFSALANGAVGRAAYAVVEEVRRQFREIPGIMEGKSKPEYGKCVDIVTRRALKEMVAPGLLPVITVLLVGFLLGPLALGGMLIGVIVVGIFMACFQNNGGGAWDNAKKYIEEGNYGGKGSEAHAAAVTGDTVGDPLKDTAGPAINPVIKVCNVVALLIVGMIASGGLF; translated from the coding sequence TTGGGTGAATTTGGTTGGGTAGTCTATGCTGGTATTGGCAGTGCTGCAATCGGTATTCTATTTGCACTTTATTTGATCAGTTGGATTATGAAAATGCCTGCCGGTAACGAGAGAATGCAGCAAATTTCCGCTGCCGTTCAAGAAGGTGCTATGGCATATCTAAACCGTCAGTACACAACCATTGCTATGGTTGGTGCGGTTATTTTAGTAGCTATAGGTTTGGCGCTTAGTTGGGTAACAGCCATTGGTTTTGCCATTGGTGCTGTTTTCTCCGGACTATGCGGTTACATTGGTATGGGTGTTTCTACCAGATCTAACGCCCGTGTGGCAGAAGGTGCCAGACAAGGTATGCCTAAGGGTCTGAGCATTGCATTTAAAGCCGGTGCTGTAACCGGTATGATGTGTGTGAGCTTGGCTCTGTTAGGTGTTTCAGGTATGTACCTGGCTTTTGGTGACGTACACGCCCTTATAGGTCTTGCTTTTGGTAGTAGTTTGATTGCTCTCTTTGCCCGTGTTGGTGGCGGTATCTTTACCAAGTCCGCTGACGTTGGTGCTGACCTGGTGGGTAAAGTTGAAGCAGGTATTCCTGAAGACGACCCCCGTAACCCTGCAACCATTGCGGACAACGTTGGTGACAACGTTGGTGACTGTGCCGGTATGGCGGCTGACTTGTTTGAAACATATGCTGTTACCGCTATCGGTGCAATGTTACTTGGTTACTTAGTATTCGGTACCCAGGAATACATTTTATATCCTGTATTGTTGGGTGCTATTGCTATTATCGCATCTATCATCGGGGTGTTCTTTGTACGCTTAGGCAGCAGCAACGATATTATGGCTGCTCTGTACAAAGGTGTATGGGTTGCTGCAGTTCTGGCTTTGGCCGGTTTCTACCCTGCAACAACAACATTGCTGGGTGACAACACCATGTTCTTTGCAGCCCTGGTTGGTGTAGTGGCAACTGTATTCATTATGTACATTACCGACTACTATACTTCAACCAGATTCCGTCCTGTTAGATCCATTGCATACGCTTCCCAATCCGGTCACGGTACCAACGTTATTACCGGTTTGGCAGTAGGTATGGAATCATCCATTCCTCCCACCTTGACCATCGTTGCCGGTATTCTTGCTGCTTACAGCATCGGTGGCGGCGGCTTAGAAGGTCTGTATGCAATTGGTATTGCTTCCATGGCTATGCTTTCCATGACCGGTATGATTGTTGCACTTGACTCTTACGGTCCTGTTACTGACAACGCCGGTGGTATTGCTGAAATGTCAGAACTGCCTTCCAGCGTTCGTGATGTAACTGACGAGCTAGATGCTGTTGGTAACACAACCAAAGCAGTTACCAAGGGTTATGCTATCGGTTCTGCTGCCCTTGCTGCCATGGTTCTGTTTGCTGACTACACTGCGTCTTTGTCTAACTACGTTACCGAACCGGTTGTATTTAGACTTGATGATCCCCTGGTACTGGCCGGCCTCTTTGTGGGCGGTTGCGTTGTGTTCATGTTCTCCGCCCTTGCTAACGGTGCTGTGGGCCGTGCAGCCTATGCGGTGGTTGAAGAAGTGCGTCGTCAGTTTAGAGAAATCCCCGGCATTATGGAAGGTAAATCCAAGCCTGAATACGGTAAGTGTGTTGACATTGTAACCAGGCGTGCACTGAAAGAAATGGTTGCACCCGGTTTACTTCCTGTAATCACAGTTCTACTGGTTGGCTTCCTGCTTGGACCTCTGGCTCTGGGTGGTATGCTGATCGGTGTTATCGTAGTTGGTATCTTCATGGCTTGCTTCCAGAACAACGGTGGTGGCGCATGGGATAACGCTAAGAAGTACATTGAGGAAGGTAACTATGGTGGTAAAGGTAGCGAAGCTCACGCAGCTGCAGTTACCGGTGACACCGTTGGTGACCCCTTGAAGGACACCGCTGGCCCTGCCATTAACCCTGTTATTAAGGTTTGTAACGTTGTAGCTCTGCTCATCGTTGGCATGATTGCCAGTGGCGGCCTCTTTTAA
- the secG gene encoding preprotein translocase subunit SecG — MLKGIIIGLQILLALGVIATVLLQSGKSAGLSGAIAGGAEQMFGRTKGLDEKLGKLTVAFSIIFAVLSLTLAAIW, encoded by the coding sequence TTGCTAAAGGGAATAATAATCGGTCTCCAAATACTACTGGCCCTTGGAGTTATTGCTACTGTTTTACTGCAGTCCGGTAAAAGTGCGGGCTTGTCAGGGGCTATTGCCGGGGGTGCTGAGCAGATGTTTGGAAGAACCAAAGGCTTGGATGAGAAGCTGGGCAAGCTCACAGTGGCTTTTAGCATTATCTTTGCAGTTCTCTCATTGACGCTGGCAGCAATTTGGTAG
- the gpmI gene encoding 2,3-bisphosphoglycerate-independent phosphoglycerate mutase, with protein MTAQVKPTALIILDGWGINSQESGNAICQAQTPNIDKLLKKYPHTLLSASGEDVGLPAGQMGNSEVGHLNIGAGRVVYQDLTRITKAIRDESFFTNEELLAAVNYAKENNGGLHLMGLLSDGGVHSHIEHLFGLLKLAKEEKIKQVYIHAFLDGRDVPPANALEYIEALEQRCAALDIGKIVTVMGRYYAMDRDKRWERTEKAYRAMVTGEGYKAERAEEALQEAYRRGETDEFVQPTVIVNDDGKPLATVVDGDAVIFFNFRPDRARQITRAFVDKDFTAFKRPAAHPRVHFTCMTLYDKTIEAPVAFKPQMLKNTLGEVLSNNGIRQLRLAETEKYAHVTFFFNGGVEKPNPGEERVLIPSPKVATYDLKPEMSAFEVTDALIEQLEKDKFEVIIMNYANADMVGHTGVMDAAVCAVNAVDSCLGRAVDAILERGGVAIITADHGNAEHMMDEEGKPFTAHTTDPVPLILVGHGKLRHAKLRKGRLEDIAPTLLELLHIDKPLEMTGTSLIEK; from the coding sequence TTGACAGCGCAGGTTAAACCCACGGCGTTAATTATTCTGGACGGTTGGGGTATAAACTCCCAAGAAAGCGGAAATGCCATTTGCCAAGCCCAAACACCTAATATTGATAAGTTATTAAAGAAATACCCCCATACCTTACTCAGTGCCTCCGGTGAAGATGTGGGACTGCCTGCCGGCCAGATGGGCAACTCTGAGGTGGGCCACCTGAACATTGGAGCCGGCAGGGTGGTCTACCAAGATTTAACCCGCATTACTAAAGCCATTCGGGACGAAAGTTTTTTTACAAACGAAGAGCTTTTAGCGGCTGTGAATTATGCTAAGGAGAATAACGGCGGCCTGCATCTGATGGGATTGCTGTCTGACGGGGGTGTGCACAGCCATATAGAGCATTTGTTTGGCCTGTTGAAATTGGCTAAAGAGGAAAAGATAAAACAGGTATATATACATGCCTTTTTAGACGGCCGTGATGTACCCCCGGCCAATGCCTTGGAATATATTGAAGCCTTGGAGCAAAGGTGTGCTGCCCTGGATATAGGTAAAATTGTCACCGTAATGGGCCGCTACTACGCCATGGATCGGGATAAACGCTGGGAAAGAACCGAAAAGGCTTACCGGGCCATGGTGACGGGGGAGGGGTATAAGGCAGAAAGGGCCGAAGAGGCCTTACAGGAAGCTTACCGGCGTGGGGAAACTGACGAGTTTGTGCAGCCCACAGTGATTGTAAATGACGACGGAAAGCCCCTGGCCACTGTGGTGGACGGTGACGCCGTCATATTTTTCAACTTTAGGCCTGATCGGGCCCGCCAAATTACCAGGGCCTTTGTGGACAAAGATTTTACAGCCTTTAAGCGCCCCGCTGCCCATCCCAGGGTGCACTTTACTTGTATGACCCTTTATGATAAAACAATTGAAGCACCGGTGGCATTTAAGCCCCAAATGCTTAAAAACACCTTGGGGGAGGTACTGAGTAATAACGGTATTAGGCAGCTGCGCCTTGCCGAAACGGAGAAATATGCCCACGTTACCTTTTTCTTCAACGGTGGGGTAGAAAAGCCCAACCCCGGTGAGGAGCGAGTGCTCATTCCGTCGCCCAAGGTGGCCACTTACGACTTAAAACCCGAGATGAGCGCCTTTGAAGTTACAGATGCATTAATTGAACAACTTGAGAAGGATAAGTTTGAAGTTATTATCATGAATTATGCCAATGCTGACATGGTGGGCCATACCGGGGTGATGGATGCGGCAGTTTGTGCCGTTAATGCGGTGGACAGCTGTTTGGGTAGGGCGGTGGATGCCATTTTAGAGCGCGGTGGGGTGGCAATAATCACTGCCGATCACGGCAATGCAGAGCATATGATGGACGAGGAAGGCAAACCCTTTACCGCACATACCACTGATCCGGTGCCCCTGATCTTGGTGGGCCACGGCAAGCTGCGCCACGCCAAACTAAGAAAGGGTCGACTGGAAGACATCGCCCCCACTCTGTTGGAATTATTACATATTGATAAGCCCCTTGAAATGACCGGCACTTCGTTGATAGAAAAGTAG
- a CDS encoding phosphoglycerate kinase, with product MLKKTIEDIDVSGKRVLVRVDFNVPLKEGLITDDTRIRAALPTIKYLIEQKAKVILMSHLGRPKGQVKDEFRLNPVAVRLSELLGKKVIKVDDCIGEQPQKAVSEMQQGDVLLLENLRFYEQETKNDAQFAKDLAQLADVFVSDAFGTAHRAHASTAGVAQHLPAVAGYLMQRELEMLGQALSSPRRPFVAIIGGAKVSDKIGVIENLLGKVNTLIIGGGMANTFLKAKGLKVGKSLLEEDKIELAKELLQKASASKVDLLLPLDVVVAPSPESGDRSTLVAVDAVPDDQMILDIGPRSAEHFAQVVSEAGTVVWNGPMGVFEQDAFAKGTEAVARVLAKSNAISVVGGGDSAAAIKKTGVAEQISHISTGGGASLEFLEGKELPGVVALLDK from the coding sequence GTGCTAAAGAAAACCATTGAAGATATTGATGTTAGCGGTAAGCGGGTGCTGGTGCGGGTGGATTTCAACGTACCTTTAAAAGAGGGCCTTATTACTGACGACACTCGCATCCGGGCGGCCTTACCCACCATTAAGTATTTGATAGAGCAAAAGGCCAAGGTTATTTTGATGTCGCACCTTGGCCGGCCCAAGGGCCAGGTAAAGGATGAATTTCGCCTTAACCCGGTGGCTGTAAGGCTCTCTGAGCTCTTGGGTAAAAAAGTAATTAAGGTTGACGACTGCATTGGTGAACAGCCGCAAAAGGCCGTCAGTGAAATGCAGCAGGGTGATGTGCTGCTGCTGGAAAACCTGCGCTTTTATGAGCAAGAAACAAAAAACGATGCTCAATTTGCTAAAGATTTGGCACAGCTGGCCGATGTGTTTGTAAGCGATGCCTTTGGGACTGCCCACCGGGCCCATGCATCCACCGCCGGGGTGGCCCAACACCTGCCTGCGGTGGCCGGTTATTTAATGCAAAGGGAACTGGAAATGTTGGGGCAGGCCCTGTCTTCCCCCCGGCGTCCCTTCGTGGCCATTATTGGCGGTGCAAAGGTGTCTGATAAAATAGGTGTTATTGAAAACTTACTGGGTAAGGTAAACACCTTGATTATAGGCGGCGGCATGGCCAATACCTTTTTAAAGGCTAAAGGTCTTAAGGTGGGTAAATCACTGTTGGAAGAGGATAAAATAGAGCTGGCCAAGGAACTGCTGCAAAAGGCATCGGCAAGCAAGGTGGATTTATTGCTGCCCCTTGATGTGGTGGTGGCACCGTCGCCGGAATCCGGCGACCGGAGCACCCTTGTGGCTGTGGATGCTGTACCCGATGACCAAATGATATTGGATATCGGTCCCCGCAGTGCAGAGCATTTTGCCCAGGTGGTGTCGGAGGCCGGTACCGTGGTATGGAACGGCCCCATGGGGGTCTTTGAGCAGGATGCCTTTGCCAAGGGTACCGAGGCAGTGGCCAGGGTACTGGCCAAATCCAATGCCATCAGTGTGGTGGGTGGCGGAGATTCGGCCGCTGCCATTAAGAAAACCGGCGTAGCCGAGCAAATCAGTCATATTTCCACCGGGGGCGGAGCCTCCTTGGAGTTTTTAGAGGGTAAAGAATTGCCGGGAGTGGTGGCCCTACTGGATAAGTAA
- a CDS encoding DUF1405 domain-containing protein encodes MNIREYGMVNLIKGLWRDPWQPGFMLALAVINLAGSVYGYFWYKNQLAATPVYFWPVVPDSPLSTTLFALAMVAALLGWRFAVLRLVAFTTCIKYGFWAVVLNSHNWIFYGGFDALGLMLWLSHLGMTVQGLWFLRKTPVPVHAMLIAVLWMVINDAMDYILNLHPYLFVQDQWTFAVVAAVLLTVVLSAYLVNRAKRHRIWGIL; translated from the coding sequence TTGAATATTAGGGAGTATGGTATGGTTAATTTAATTAAGGGGCTGTGGCGTGACCCGTGGCAGCCGGGCTTTATGCTTGCACTGGCGGTAATAAATTTAGCGGGCTCTGTTTACGGCTACTTTTGGTACAAAAATCAATTGGCGGCAACACCGGTATACTTTTGGCCGGTGGTGCCCGACAGTCCGCTGTCAACCACTCTTTTTGCCCTGGCCATGGTGGCCGCCCTCTTGGGTTGGCGGTTTGCCGTGTTGCGCCTGGTGGCCTTTACCACCTGTATTAAGTACGGATTTTGGGCGGTGGTCTTAAACAGCCATAATTGGATTTTTTACGGCGGCTTCGATGCCCTTGGACTAATGCTTTGGTTATCACATCTGGGCATGACGGTTCAGGGCCTATGGTTTTTAAGGAAGACGCCGGTGCCGGTGCACGCCATGCTGATAGCTGTGCTGTGGATGGTGATAAATGATGCCATGGATTACATATTAAATTTGCATCCCTATTTGTTTGTTCAGGACCAGTGGACCTTTGCGGTGGTGGCGGCGGTACTTTTAACGGTTGTTCTTTCTGCTTATCTTGTTAACAGGGCCAAAAGACATCGGATTTGGGGAATATTGTAG
- a CDS encoding HDIG domain-containing metalloprotein, producing MNRNQAMDLLKKHLKNKNLMKHCLAVEAVMAGLARHFGEDEEKWALAGLLHDIDYDFTKDDPQRHSLEGAKILEEAGLPEEVVYAVKVHNEAHGLPRNSLMDKALYSVDPLTGLITAAALIRPEKSLFAVNVESLMKRYGEKAFARGANRNAIAACTELGISMEEFMAIGLEAMQGIANELGLA from the coding sequence GTGAATCGCAACCAAGCAATGGATTTATTAAAAAAGCACCTCAAAAACAAAAATCTGATGAAACACTGTTTGGCGGTGGAAGCGGTGATGGCTGGGCTGGCAAGGCACTTTGGAGAAGATGAAGAAAAATGGGCCCTGGCCGGACTTCTGCACGATATAGACTATGATTTTACTAAGGATGATCCGCAAAGACACAGCCTGGAAGGGGCAAAAATACTTGAAGAGGCAGGTTTGCCGGAAGAGGTGGTTTATGCTGTTAAGGTGCATAACGAAGCCCACGGCCTGCCCAGAAACAGTTTGATGGATAAAGCCTTGTACTCGGTGGATCCCCTTACAGGGTTGATAACGGCGGCAGCTTTAATCAGACCGGAAAAAAGCTTGTTTGCTGTCAATGTGGAATCTTTGATGAAGAGATATGGTGAGAAAGCCTTTGCCCGGGGTGCCAATAGAAATGCAATTGCGGCATGCACCGAATTGGGTATTAGTATGGAAGAATTTATGGCTATCGGTTTGGAGGCAATGCAGGGAATTGCAAATGAATTAGGATTAGCTTAA
- the tpiA gene encoding triose-phosphate isomerase has translation MRKPIIAGNWKMHKTVQEAKDFTKALADMVANSQVEVVLCPPFTALAAVVEAAEGTNIAVGAQNVYWEEKGAFTGEISPGMLKEVGCKYVIVGHSERRQYFGETDETVNKRVKAVLNEGMVPIICVGETLDEREQGITEKVVRTQVEGALKGLDAATVAGLVIAYEPVWAIGTGKTASEEDAQGVIAYIRSVIKELAQDSADRVRIQYGGSVKPANIVGLMQQPDIDGALVGGASLEPESFGGIVKGAAGA, from the coding sequence TTGCGCAAGCCAATTATTGCCGGAAACTGGAAGATGCATAAAACGGTGCAGGAGGCCAAGGATTTTACCAAGGCCTTGGCAGATATGGTTGCTAATTCCCAGGTTGAGGTGGTGCTGTGTCCGCCCTTTACAGCCCTGGCAGCGGTGGTGGAAGCCGCAGAGGGGACTAATATTGCAGTGGGGGCCCAGAATGTGTATTGGGAAGAAAAGGGGGCCTTTACCGGTGAAATTTCGCCGGGAATGTTAAAGGAAGTGGGCTGCAAATACGTAATTGTGGGCCACTCTGAACGCCGCCAGTACTTTGGTGAAACCGATGAGACGGTAAATAAAAGGGTTAAGGCTGTATTGAACGAGGGCATGGTGCCGATAATATGTGTGGGTGAAACTTTAGATGAGAGGGAGCAGGGCATCACTGAGAAGGTGGTTCGCACCCAGGTGGAAGGAGCGCTCAAGGGGCTTGATGCTGCAACTGTGGCCGGCTTGGTGATAGCCTATGAGCCGGTGTGGGCCATCGGTACCGGTAAGACTGCTTCGGAGGAAGACGCCCAGGGGGTAATTGCTTATATCCGCAGTGTAATAAAGGAGCTGGCCCAAGACAGTGCTGACCGGGTGAGAATACAGTATGGCGGCAGTGTAAAGCCGGCCAATATTGTGGGTTTGATGCAGCAGCCGGATATTGACGGTGCACTGGTGGGCGGAGCCAGCCTGGAACCGGAAAGCTTTGGGGGCATTGTTAAAGGAGCGGCCGGGGCCTAA
- the eno gene encoding phosphopyruvate hydratase: MSTTIIDIYARQILDSRGNPTVEVDVILEDGTLGRAAVPSGASTGAYEAVELRDGDADLYLGKGVTKAVENVNSIIAPEIVEMDALDQIGIDQVMIELDGTPNKGKLGANAILGVSLAVAKAAAESLGLPLYQYLGGTNAKELPVPMMNILNGGEHADNNVDIQEFMVMPVGAKNFNEALRMGTEVFHNLKKVLKEKGLNTAVGDEGGFAPNLGSNQEALEVIVEAISAAGYKPGLDVALALDVAATELYKDGKYVLAGEGVTRTAAEMIDYYAQLVERFPIISIEDGLAEDDWGGWKQLTERLGSKVQLVGDDLFVTNTERLEQGITSGVANSILIKVNQIGTLTETLDCIEMAKRAGYTAVVSHRSGETEDTTIADLVVATNAGQIKTGAPSRTDRVAKYNQLLRIEEELDRFARFKGKKVFYNLG; this comes from the coding sequence ATGTCAACAACCATTATAGATATCTATGCCCGGCAGATACTGGATTCCCGGGGCAATCCCACAGTGGAAGTGGACGTGATTTTAGAGGACGGCACCCTGGGACGGGCTGCCGTTCCTTCCGGGGCATCCACCGGTGCCTATGAAGCAGTGGAACTGCGGGATGGCGATGCCGACCTTTACCTGGGCAAAGGGGTAACCAAGGCCGTAGAAAATGTCAACAGCATCATTGCCCCGGAAATAGTGGAAATGGATGCCCTGGACCAGATTGGCATTGACCAGGTGATGATTGAATTAGACGGCACACCAAATAAGGGGAAATTGGGTGCCAACGCCATTTTGGGAGTTTCCTTGGCGGTGGCCAAGGCAGCGGCAGAATCTTTGGGCTTACCCCTCTACCAGTATTTGGGCGGAACAAACGCCAAGGAATTGCCGGTGCCCATGATGAACATTTTAAACGGCGGCGAGCATGCCGACAATAACGTGGATATTCAAGAGTTTATGGTAATGCCGGTGGGTGCTAAAAACTTTAACGAGGCACTGCGCATGGGCACAGAGGTTTTTCATAACTTGAAAAAGGTGTTGAAGGAAAAGGGCTTAAACACTGCTGTGGGGGATGAAGGCGGCTTTGCACCCAACCTGGGTTCTAACCAGGAGGCCCTGGAGGTTATTGTGGAGGCCATATCCGCTGCCGGCTACAAACCGGGGCTGGATGTTGCGCTGGCCTTGGATGTGGCGGCAACTGAATTGTATAAAGACGGCAAATATGTGCTGGCCGGTGAAGGAGTTACCAGAACGGCCGCCGAAATGATAGATTATTATGCCCAACTGGTGGAGAGATTCCCCATTATATCCATAGAAGACGGTTTGGCAGAGGATGATTGGGGCGGCTGGAAACAACTTACCGAGCGTTTGGGCAGTAAGGTTCAACTGGTGGGGGATGACCTCTTTGTTACCAACACCGAGCGTCTGGAACAAGGCATCACATCCGGAGTGGCAAACTCCATCTTGATTAAAGTAAATCAAATTGGTACTTTGACGGAAACCTTGGACTGCATTGAAATGGCCAAGCGGGCAGGCTATACGGCGGTTGTGTCCCACCGTTCCGGTGAGACAGAGGATACCACCATTGCTGATTTGGTGGTGGCAACCAACGCCGGTCAAATTAAAACCGGTGCCCCATCAAGAACGGATCGGGTGGCCAAGTACAACCAGCTGCTGCGTATAGAAGAAGAACTGGACCGCTTTGCCCGGTTTAAAGGGAAAAAGGTATTTTATAATCTAGGTTAG